TTTATTAATGTATTTAATAAAAAAGAGGCTAATCTCTATTGTGAGACAGCCTCTTTTTTATTGAGTTATTTAAAATTAAAAGTTTTAATAAAATTCTAATAATATTTATATTTAGCTAGCTAGATTTGTATCCGTTTTGTTTTTTAGTTTTCTGCCATAGTATACAGTTGAAACAGCATATAAAACAGTAAAAATTGTAGCTAAAATATATGATATGTTTATACTCAGATTGAATCCAATTTGAGCATTGAATATATAACTAGAAATTACAAAAGAATAAAACATACCTGGGATTAAGCTTATGATGTAATTTTTTTCTTTTATTATAAGATAAACTGTAATCATAGCAAAGGCGAATATAGCAATAGTTTGGTTACTCCAAGAGAAATATCTCCATAGTATATTAAATCCAGAAGCACTAAGTTTTGCAAATATAAGGATGGCTATAACAGGAACAAATATACAGATTGATAATATAACACGATGTTTCTTTTCTTTTTGGTCATAATGGAAGTAATCTGCAAGCATTAATCTTAAAGATCTTAAAGCAGTATCTCCAGAAGTTATTGGTAAAACAATAACACCTATTATAGCTATAATACCACCAACAGAACCAAGTAAGTCTCTAGCAACTAAACCTATTACATCAGGAGAACCTATCAATTCACTAGGGATTCCTTTATTGTAAATGCCCATAGCAGCTGCAGCCCAAATCATTGCAATTAAACCTTCTAAAATCATCATATTATAAAAAGTGCTTCTACCTTCTTTTTCATTTGAAACTGATCTTGCTATAAGAGTAGCTTGAGTTGAGTGAAATCCAGAAACAATACCACAAGCAACTGTAACAAAGAATGTAGGGATAAGAGGAATTCCATTAGGATGGATGCCTTTCCAGTTTGCTAGGCTTAAATTAGCTAAGTCATAACCTTGTGTAAATATTCCAATTCCAACACCAGCAGCAGATAAAAGTAGAATAGCTCCAAATACTGGGTATATTTTTCCTATTATTTTATCAATTGGAAATAGTGTTGCACATAAATAATATACAAAGATGATTCCATAAACTATCCAAACAACTGGATTGTTGATAGTTGATTTCATATTTAAAATTTGAGTAACTACCAAATCGCCAGGTGTATAAATAAAAACTGCGCCAACCAAAAGCATTAATAAGCAAAGGAAGACATTATAAACTTGAAAGATCTTATTACCTAAAAATCTGCTGATAAGAGAAGGCATCTGTGCTCCTTTTTCTCTTATGCTAATCATTCCACTCATATAGTCATGTAACGCTCCCCCCAATACACAACCAATAGGAATGAGTATAAATGCAATTGGACCAAATAAAATACCTTGTATAGGTCCTAAAATCGGTCCTGTACCAGCTATATTAAGCAACTCAATAAGACTATTTTTCCATTTTTTCATTGGAACATAGTCTACTCCATCACTCTGAGCAAGTGCAGGTGTTTTTCTGTCATCTGGGCCAAATACTTTTTCACAATAAGCACCATATAAAGCACCTCCTATTAGTAAAATAGCCAAGCCAATTAAGAATGTTGTCATAACATCACCCCATTTATAAAATTTTTTGGATTCTGTATACATATTGTCTGAATGTGTAAGTTTTTATAAGATTTCATCCTTAAAGTGCTTACAAATTCTATAAAGTATTAAAACTAATATAATTTCAGAAATAAATACATATACATAATCATGTACTTAGTATACATGTATTTAAGAAAATTTTCAATATTATAGCAAGAAAGAATATAAAAAATATTCTGATAATATTCTACAAAAAATTAAAAAATACAAAAAAAATAATTTAAATGGATATACAAAAACGATAAAGTAATTGATTGTGTAAGTGTCTATATCTTAACAATATTAAGAGGTCTAAAATTCTTGAAGAAAAAATAGTCAAGTGATATAATGAATTTACAGGTGTATATACACTAGTACATATAGAAAGCGGTGCAATTATGGATAAAGATTTAACATATCAAATCAAAGAGCTAAAGAAAGAAAAAAATGCAATAATACTTGCTCATTTTTATCAACCACCAGAAATACAAGAATTAGCGGATGCAGTTGGAGATTCGTATTACTTAAGTGAAATTGCTAGAGATTGTAAAGAAGAAGTGGTTGTATTTTGTGGTGTGAGATTTATGGGAGAAAGTGCTAAGATATTATCACCTGAAAAAACTGTATTGATGACAGTGAGTAATGCTGGATGTGCTATGGCAGATATGGTAGATGAAGAAGGCGTGATAAAACTAAAACAACAGTATCCAAATGCTTTGGTTGTATGTTATATAAACTCTACAGCTAAAGTTAAAGCACATTGTGATGTTTCAGTTACATCATCTAGTGCAATTAAAATATTAGAAAACATAGATAATAAAGAAATTATATTCCTTCCAGACAAGAATTTAGGAGGGTATATTGCAGAAAAATTCCCTAATAAAGAATTTATATTTTGGGATGGATATTGTAAATATCACAACAATATAAAAGTTGAAGAAATAATTGAATTAAAAGAAAAGTATAAAGATGCAGAAGTATTGGTACATCCAGAATGTAAAAAAGAAATAAGAGACTTAGGGGATTATGTAGGTAGTACATCAGGAATAATAAAATATGCTACTAACAGCAAAAATACAGATTTTATAATAGCAACTGAAGAGGGTATCCTACATGAATTAAAGAAAAAAAATCCTAATAAAAATTTTTATATTCCTGGTGGAAGAATACTATGTACAGATATGAAAAAAACAACATTAGAGAATTTGTATAGTACTCTTAAAAATATGGAAAATGAGGTTATTGTAGAAGATGAAATTATGGAAAAAGCTTTAAATTCACTGCTTAATATGCACAGATTAGCAGAAGGATAGAGGGATAGACTTATGAATTTAGAACAAGATGTTTTAATAATTGGAAGTGGTGTTTCGGGATTATATTGTGCATTAAATTTGGATAAAAATTTAAATGTGCTAGTAGTATCAAAATCTACAATTGAAAACAATAATACATATCTTGCACAAGGTGGAATTTCGACTGCTAGAAATATTGATGATATAGAATCTTTTGTAGAAGATACAATGAAGGCTGGACAGTATAAAAATAAGGTTGAAGCAGTCAAAGTTCTTGCGGATGAATCTATAGAAAATGTAGGCCAAATAGTAGACTATGGTATGCCATTAGACAAAGAAAATGGAGAGATAGATTATACAAGAGAGGGAGCTCATAGTGTAAATAGAATAGTTCATAGCAAAGATAATACAGGAGAGGTTGTTTTTAAGACTCTACTAAAAGAAGCTAAAACTAGAGAAAACATAACTCTTATAGAAGATGCTTACCTTTTGGATATATTAAAAGATGGTAATAAGTGTGTAGGAGCTAGAATTTTTAAGTCTCAAAAAGAAATTCATATTTTTTCAAAGGTGGTAGTTTTAGCTACAGGTGGAATTGGTGGACTTTTCAAAAATTCTACTAATCAAAGACACCTTACAGGTGATGGAATTGCTATAGCATTAAGAAATAATATTAAGATAGAAAATTTAGAGTATATTCAAATACACCCAACAGCTTTCTATGAAGAAAACAGTGAAGGTAGAAGGATGCTTATATCTGAATCTTTAAGAGGAGAAGGGGCTAAGCTTTTAAATAAGAACAAAGAAAGATTTGTAGATGAACTTCTTCCAAGAGATGTAGTTTCAAAAGCTATTTTTGAGCAAATGGAAAAAGATGATTTACCTTATGTGTATTTAGATGCAACACATTTAGATAGTGAATATTTAATAAATAGATTTTCTTTTATATACAATGAATGTTTAAATAGAGGAACAGATATAACCAAAGAATATATAAAGGTATCTCCTGCACAACATTATTTTATGGGAGGTATACATGTTGATTTAGATTCAAAAACATCTATGGAGAACCTATATGCAGTAGGTGAAATTAGCTGTACAGGTGTTCATGGAGCTAATCGACTAGCAAGCAATTCACTACTTGAAGGTCTTGTGTTTTCAAAAAGAGCAGCTAAAAATATAAACTCAGTTATAGGGAGTATAGAAGTGCAGTTTATAGAAGTATCAAATATAGATGTAGATGTAGAAAAAGTAAAGGAAGAGAATAAAATATTAGTCATAAAAGAAATAGAAAGAACAAGTGAGGATTTTGGCGATGAATTATTTGATTATTGATAAAATGATACAAGAGGCTTTAATAGAAGATGTTCCAAGTGAAGATATAACAACTAATTCTATTGTAGATGAAAATTCTAAATCTACTGTAGATTTAATTTGTAAACAAGAGGGGATAATAGCAGGCTTAGGTGTGTTCAAAAGAGTTTTTGAAATACTTGGAGATGTAGATGTAGAGTTGTATAAAAATGATGGTGATAGGGTAAATAATGGCGAAAAGATAGCTATATTAACTGGAAATACTAGAAACTTACTTGTGGGAGAACGTGTAGCGTTAAATTATTTACAAAGAATGAGCGGAATAGCTACTACTACAAGTATGTATGTGGAAAAACTTGAAGGTACAAATACTAAACTATTGGATAGTAGAAAAACAATACCTAATCTTAGAATTTTGGATAAATATTCTGTAAAAGTAGGTGGAGGAAGCAATCATAGGTTTAATTTATCTGATGGAATATTACTTAAAGATAATCATATTGGGGCCGCAGGTGGTGTCAAAAATGCAGTTGAATTAGCTAGAAAAAATACATCTTTTGTCAGAAAAATAGAGGTAGAAGTGGAAACTTTAGATATGGTAAAAGAAGCTATAGAAGCTAAAGCAGATATAATAATGTTAGATAATATGAGTTTGGAGACAGCAAAAAAAGCTGTAGAAATGATAAATGGGAGAGCAGTTGTAGAGTTTTCTGGAAATGTAAATTTAGATACAATAGAGTCTATAGGAAAAATTGGTGTTGATGTTGTCTCTGTGGGAGCGCTTACACATTCAGTGAAAGCGCTTGATATAAGTATGAAAAACTTAAGAAATATATAAAGATGTATTAAAATAGATTTAATTAATATAAATAATTAAAATAGAATCCTTAAATTTACTTTATAGATTTAGATTTGAGGATTCTATTCTTTAGTTCCTAAAATTGATTAAAATAAAAGTAATTAACAATTAAATATATACAAATAAATGATATATACACTTTCAATAATGCAATTATTTTCTATTTTATATACTTCTACTTTATATACAAAGACTAACGAATTTATAATATAATTATATGAATAAAATTTTATTCAAAATTTATATAGCCTTATTAAGTATATATTTGTTTATAACCTTTGCAACTCCATTTTCATTGTTGGTATCAGTAACATAATCAGCAATTTCTTTTATGCTACTACGTGCATTTCCCATTGCCACACCAAGTCCTGCATATTTTATCATATGTTGGTCATTTTCTTCATCACCAACAGCAATAGAATTTTCTATAGGTATATTTAGATTGTTACATAATGTTTGAAGTGCAGTACCCTTATTAGTAGTTTTACCTAAAAACTCTAAATAAAAAGGGGCAGACCTTACTATAGTATATCTATTGAATAAATCCTTAGGAAGTTGTTTTATAATTTCTTCTAATCTTTCTGGTTCATCAACTATCATAACCTTACAAATTTTAATAGATTTATCAATTTTATCTTTGTGTATATATTTAACTTCTATATCGTTTAATTTAGCTTCATGAAGTGTGTACTTACCAGGAGTTTCGTTTGGTGTGATTAAATTTGTCATTGTATTTATGTGTATTTTAGTATTATATTTTTTACAAACATTGTTATATATAAAATCGAAGTCATCTAAAGTCATCTCTACATCATGTATTATTTTTTCACTTTTAACCTCTTGAATAATAGCTCCATTGAAGCATATAACATAATCACCTTCGTCTGTTAGATTTAATTGGTTTAAAAGTCCCTTAACACCAGGAAGTGGTCTACCTGTTGTTATAACTACTTTAGCCCCAACCTTCTTTGCTTCTTGAATAGATTCAAATACTTCAGGAGTAACTTTTCTTTTTGTATTTAATATTGTTCCATCAATATCTAGCGCGATTAATTTGTACATATCAACCTCCAATAAATTATATCCTCAATTTTCTGATGAAAACGTTGACACAACTAGTGTTGAACAAAATTTCAATAGAAAATTTAATGTGTATATTATTATACCAAGAGATAAGCAATTTATAAAGTTTAATAATATTAATTTTTTGATAAAACTATTATTCATAAAAGATAAAATATTACATGAATATATTATATAAGTAATAGTTTCAACTTTTATGAGTGTATAAATGTTAATTATAAAAAATGGTATCGTTTGCATTTTGATATAGATAGAAGCTTCTATTATAAGGAGTAATATTTTTATATGAAAGTTTTATTAAAGATTTGTACAATAATTAGTTTTATCTTATAAAAGATTGTAATTAGAATAATCATATGTTATTATTCAACATGATTATAATGTAAATGTTACTCAAAATAATGATTTATAAAGTCATAGTAGTATGTAATACATGTAAATAGTATCATGTATTACATATAAAACTATATTTACGAATATAAAGACCAAATTTATAAAGGAGAGTTTTAAATGAAGTTTTCAGAGTTCAACTATGAAAGACCAAATTATGATAGTATAAAAAAAGAGTTTTTAAAGTGTGTAGAAGAAATAGACAATTCTTGTTGTTATGATGAACAACAAGAAAATATACATAAAATTAATTTTTTGAGGAATAAAATAGAAACGTTGTCAAACATAGCATCTATAAGATACAGTATAAATACTCTTAATAAACTCTATCAAGAGGAAAAAAATTATTGGGACGAATACATGCCTTTATATGAAGAATTAAATTCATATTTTTATAATGCTATAGTAAATTCAAAATTTAAACTTAATTTAAAAAAAGAATTTGGAGAACAATTTTTTACAATAGTGGATTATTCTTTAAAAAGTTTTTCCAAAGAGATAATAAAGGAATTACAAGAAGAAAATAAATTGTGTTCAGAGTATACTAAACTTTTAGCATCTGCACAGATAATGTTTGAAGGAAAAGAAAGAAACTTATCTGGTATGGGAATATTTATGAGTTCTAAGTCTAGAAAAACAAGGGAATTAGCAAATAAGGCGTATTATAATTTCTTTGAAGATAATGAATCTAAATTTGATGATATATTTGATAAATTAGTTAAACTTAGAGATAAAATAGCAAAAAAGCTAGGTTTTAAAAACTTTGTAGAACTTGGATATATTAGAATGAAGAGAAGTAATTACAGAGAAGATAGGATTGAAAATTTTAGAAAACAAGTACTAAAATATATAGTGCCACTAGCAGATGAACTTTATGAAAAGCAAGCTAAGAGAATAGGCCTAGAATCTTTGAGCTACCTAGATGAAGACTTAGAATTTTTAACAGGAAATGCAACTTTAAAGGGAAATTCAGAATACATAATTGAAAATGGAAAAAGAATGTATGCTGAATTATCCAAAGAAACTGATGAATTTTTTAATTTTATGTTAGAAAATGAACTTATGGATTTAGAAACAAAGAAAGGGAAAGGTGCTGGTGGATACTGTACTTATATACCTGACTATAAGTCACCATTTATTTTTTCTAACTTTAATCAAACATCTGATGATATAGATGTATTGACACATGAGGCAGGTCATGCATTTCAATTGTATATGTCAAGATGGATTGAAATGCCAGAGATTAATTTCCCTACACTGGATAGTTGCGAAATTCATTCAATGAGTATGGAATTTATAACATGGCCATGGATGAAGTTATTTTTTAAGGAAGATACAGATAAATACAAGTTTACTCATTTATCATCTGCAATTAAATTTATACCTTATGGAGTAGTTGTTGATGAATTTCAGCATTATATTTATAAAAATCCTAATATCGACAAATCAAAAAGAAAAGAAATATGGAGATTTTTAGAGAAAAAATACTTACCACATAGAAAGTATGATGATAATTCTTTTTTAGAACGAGGTTGCTGGTGGTTTAAGCAAGGTCATATATTTAAAAATCCTTTTTACTATATAGACTATGCATTAGCTCAGATTTGTGCATTACAATTCTGGAAAAAAATGATTAAAGACAAGGAATCTGGATGGAATGATTATATAAATATCTGTAAAGTAGGTGGAACAAAGTCATTTTTAGACATTGTAAGTATAGGAAATCTATATTCTCCATTTGATAATGAGTGTATAAAATCTGTTATAGATGATGTAAAATCATGGTTTGATGAAATAAATGACATCAATTTGTAAAAAATTATGAGAAATTTATTATGTAAGAGCAAAAATTTAAAAAAAATATATTTCTTACAAAAATGGTTATATTTTTAATCAATCTGAAATAATAAACCAAAAAAGATTTGTACTTAAAAAAAAAAGAAAATACAGGAAATATGTAATATCAACATTTGGAAAAAAAAGTAAAAATGTATACAAAATACATATAAAAAAACTATTGCAAATTTTATAGAATGTTTATATACTTAAGTCAACAGAGATAGAAAAAAGCTATTTATAAAAATAAATGATAAATTGCTAAGTTTTCAATTTTCTGAAAAAATAATAATCCGGGCGAAGAGTATGGGAGACTGCTTTATAAAAAAGCGACCGAAGGGACAAATTTAATCTTACATACCCAGAAGATTAAATGAAATTCTCAGGTAAAGATGACTGTATTTGGACGGGTCTCTGAAAATGATTTTAACAGGGAAGACAAATTGGGAGATTTGTTTTTCCTGTTTTTTATTTATCGAGTAATAAATAAAAGTTTGAAAGAGAGTAAAAAAATGATAATAATTACAAATAATCCAAAAGTAAAAGAAGAAGTTCAAGACAGAGAAGTTTTATTCAAAGATACAACTTACATTGGAATCTTAGAAACAAGTAGAGATTTGATACATGAAGGATATGAACTTTTATCTCATCCACTATATGGGAGTGTAAAACCAAATGAAACACCTTACAGAACAATTATACTAAAACAAGGAAATCGTTTGGATGTAAACTCTTTAACCTTAATTGAAGAAGCAATCATCACTGCAAGTAAATTTCAGAATAATAAAAAGACTCCAAGATGGACAGAAAGTGTTCAAGATGACTTTAGAGTAATTGACTATGATATATTTTATAATACAATACAAAGAATGCAGTATGAATAAATGAGTTTGTTAAAAAGTTATTAAAAAGTCTAAATATTAAATTTGATTTAATATTAAATAAAAGTAAGAAATTTAATTAGGGAGGATAAGTCAAGATGGAAAATGTGTATGACTTAGTAATAATTGGTTCAGGACCAGCAGGACTTGCAGCAGGTCTTTATGGAGCAAGAGCAAAGATGAAAACTCTAATCCTAGAAAAAGATAAGACTGGTGGGCAAATTGTAATAACACATGAAATTGCAAATTATCCAGGGTCAGTTCCAAATGCAACAGGACCAAGTCTAATAGCTAGAATGGTTGAGCAATGTAAAGAGTTCGGAGCAGAAATGTTAAGAGACAACATTGTAGATACTGAACTAGATGGAGATATAAAAGTTTTAAAAGGACAGAAGGCAGAATATAGAGCAAAGGCAGTAATAATAGGAACAGGAGCAACACCAAGAAAAATTGGTTGCCCAGGAGAAAAAGAGCTTACTGGTAAAGGGGTTTCATATTGTGCAACTTGTGATGCAGATTTCTTTGAAGACTTTGAAGTGTTTGTTGTAGGTGGAGGAGATAGTGCATTAGAGGAAGCAATGTATTTAACTAAATTTGCTAGAAAAGTAACGATTGTACATAGAAGACAAGGATTTAGATGTGCTAAAAGTGTTGAAGAAAAAGCAAAGGCTAATCCAAAGATAGAGTTTTTACTAGATACAGTAATAGAAGAAATAAAAGGTGATGGAATATTAGAATCAGTTGTATTTAAAAACAAAGTTACTGGGGAAACTCATGAATATTTTGCAGATGAAGAAGATGGAACAATGGGAGTATTTGTTTTCGTTGGATTAGATGCTCAAACTGATTTATTCAAGGGTAAAGTTGATATGGATGAAAAAGGCTATATAATAACTGATGAAGATATGAGAACTAATATACCAGGTGTATTTGCAGCAGGTGATTGTAGATCTAAGACTCTAAGACAGGTTGTAACTGCAACTAACGATGGAGCAATTGCATCTATAGTAGCTGAAAAATACATTGATGAAAAGTTTGAAAGCTAAAAAACTATAAAGTAAAGTCAATAAATAATATTTAAAATATTAAAATAAAATAAAAATTTCAAGGGGGAACATGAAAATGTTAGATTTAGATAAAAGTACTTTTGATGAAGAAGTTTTAAATGCAGAAGGTTTTGTATTTGTTGATTTCTGGAGTGAAGGTTGTGAACCTTGTAAAGCTTTAATGCCAGATGTTCATAAATTAGCTGAAACTTATGGGGATAAAATAAAGTTCTGTAAAATGGATACAACAAAAGCTAGAAGATTAGCTATAAAACAAAAAGTATTAGGACTTCCAACTATGGCTATATACAAAGATGGAGAAAAAGTAGATGAAGTTACTAAGGATGATGCTACAATTCCTAATATAGAAGATATGATTAAAAAATATCTTTAATCTGTTGATATAATATTAACAACAAAAGAAAAAAATCTGTTTGAGTCCAGAAGTAGAGTAAAAAGGATTTTTATGTCTCAGTTTGTTAAAAAAATAATTTTAGATAAAATATTTTTTTTACGGTAAAGAATTTTTAATAATAAAATAAATTATTAAGACATAAAAAACAACATGAAAACATCTTTAAAATTAAGTTAGAAAATATTGATATAACTTTGAGAAAAACTCAAATGCATATATACAAAATTAAATAACAGGAGGTGCAAGTATGCGTCTTGAATTAGGGAAAATCTTTATAAAAGATATTCAATTTGGTGATGTAACAGAAGTTAAAGATGGAGTATTATTCATCAATAAGCAAGAGATGCTACAAGAAATTGGTGGAGATGAGCATATTAAGTCTATAGATATAGAATTAGCTCGTCCAGGTGAAAGCATAAGAATAACACCTGTAAAAGATGTTATTGAGCCAAGAGTAAAAGTTGAAGGTAATGGGGGAATATTCCCAGGTATCATGTCTAAGGTTGACACTGTAGGAGAAGGAAAAACTCATGCTTTAAAAGGTGTAGCTGTTGTAACTACTGGAAAGATAGTAGGTTTCCAAGAAGGTATAGTAGATATGACTGGAGAAGGAGCTAAATACACTCCATTTTCTAAATTAAATAATGTAGTAGTAGTAGCTGAACCTATTGATGGTTTAAAACAATACGCTCATGAGAAAGCTGTTAGAATGATAGGATTCAAAGCAGCAATGTATTTAGGTGAAGCAGCAAGAAATCTTACTCCAGATGAAGTTTCAGTATATGAAACTAAACCTCTTCTTGAGTCCATCAAAGAATATCCAGAACTTCCAAAAGTAGGATATGTTTACATGCTTCAAACTCAAGGATTATTACATGACACTTATGTATATGGTGTAGATGCAAAACAAATAGTGCCAACATTATTATATCCAACAGAATTAATGGACGGAGCAATTGTAAGTGGTAACTGTGTTTCTGCATGTGATAAAAATCCAAGCTATGTTCATATAAACAATGGAGT
This sequence is a window from Clostridioides difficile. Protein-coding genes within it:
- the nadC gene encoding carboxylating nicotinate-nucleotide diphosphorylase; protein product: MNYLIIDKMIQEALIEDVPSEDITTNSIVDENSKSTVDLICKQEGIIAGLGVFKRVFEILGDVDVELYKNDGDRVNNGEKIAILTGNTRNLLVGERVALNYLQRMSGIATTTSMYVEKLEGTNTKLLDSRKTIPNLRILDKYSVKVGGGSNHRFNLSDGILLKDNHIGAAGGVKNAVELARKNTSFVRKIEVEVETLDMVKEAIEAKADIIMLDNMSLETAKKAVEMINGRAVVEFSGNVNLDTIESIGKIGVDVVSVGALTHSVKALDISMKNLRNI
- the nadA gene encoding quinolinate synthase NadA yields the protein MDKDLTYQIKELKKEKNAIILAHFYQPPEIQELADAVGDSYYLSEIARDCKEEVVVFCGVRFMGESAKILSPEKTVLMTVSNAGCAMADMVDEEGVIKLKQQYPNALVVCYINSTAKVKAHCDVSVTSSSAIKILENIDNKEIIFLPDKNLGGYIAEKFPNKEFIFWDGYCKYHNNIKVEEIIELKEKYKDAEVLVHPECKKEIRDLGDYVGSTSGIIKYATNSKNTDFIIATEEGILHELKKKNPNKNFYIPGGRILCTDMKKTTLENLYSTLKNMENEVIVEDEIMEKALNSLLNMHRLAEG
- a CDS encoding thioredoxin; the protein is MLDLDKSTFDEEVLNAEGFVFVDFWSEGCEPCKALMPDVHKLAETYGDKIKFCKMDTTKARRLAIKQKVLGLPTMAIYKDGEKVDEVTKDDATIPNIEDMIKKYL
- a CDS encoding glycine/sarcosine/betaine reductase component B subunit; translation: MRLELGKIFIKDIQFGDVTEVKDGVLFINKQEMLQEIGGDEHIKSIDIELARPGESIRITPVKDVIEPRVKVEGNGGIFPGIMSKVDTVGEGKTHALKGVAVVTTGKIVGFQEGIVDMTGEGAKYTPFSKLNNVVVVAEPIDGLKQYAHEKAVRMIGFKAAMYLGEAARNLTPDEVSVYETKPLLESIKEYPELPKVGYVYMLQTQGLLHDTYVYGVDAKQIVPTLLYPTELMDGAIVSGNCVSACDKNPSYVHINNGVVEELYAQHGKEINFVGVIITNENVYLADKERSSNWTSKLCKYLGLDAVIVSQEGFGNPDTDLIMNCKKIEMQGVKTVIVTDEYAGRDGGSQSLADADVRADAVVTGGNANQVVVLPKLDKVIGHLEVVDVIAGGSDGSLKADGTIEVEIQAITGATNETGFGHLTAKEY
- a CDS encoding M3 family oligoendopeptidase, with the translated sequence MKFSEFNYERPNYDSIKKEFLKCVEEIDNSCCYDEQQENIHKINFLRNKIETLSNIASIRYSINTLNKLYQEEKNYWDEYMPLYEELNSYFYNAIVNSKFKLNLKKEFGEQFFTIVDYSLKSFSKEIIKELQEENKLCSEYTKLLASAQIMFEGKERNLSGMGIFMSSKSRKTRELANKAYYNFFEDNESKFDDIFDKLVKLRDKIAKKLGFKNFVELGYIRMKRSNYREDRIENFRKQVLKYIVPLADELYEKQAKRIGLESLSYLDEDLEFLTGNATLKGNSEYIIENGKRMYAELSKETDEFFNFMLENELMDLETKKGKGAGGYCTYIPDYKSPFIFSNFNQTSDDIDVLTHEAGHAFQLYMSRWIEMPEINFPTLDSCEIHSMSMEFITWPWMKLFFKEDTDKYKFTHLSSAIKFIPYGVVVDEFQHYIYKNPNIDKSKRKEIWRFLEKKYLPHRKYDDNSFLERGCWWFKQGHIFKNPFYYIDYALAQICALQFWKKMIKDKESGWNDYINICKVGGTKSFLDIVSIGNLYSPFDNECIKSVIDDVKSWFDEINDINL
- a CDS encoding carbon starvation protein A, which produces MTTFLIGLAILLIGGALYGAYCEKVFGPDDRKTPALAQSDGVDYVPMKKWKNSLIELLNIAGTGPILGPIQGILFGPIAFILIPIGCVLGGALHDYMSGMISIREKGAQMPSLISRFLGNKIFQVYNVFLCLLMLLVGAVFIYTPGDLVVTQILNMKSTINNPVVWIVYGIIFVYYLCATLFPIDKIIGKIYPVFGAILLLSAAGVGIGIFTQGYDLANLSLANWKGIHPNGIPLIPTFFVTVACGIVSGFHSTQATLIARSVSNEKEGRSTFYNMMILEGLIAMIWAAAAMGIYNKGIPSELIGSPDVIGLVARDLLGSVGGIIAIIGVIVLPITSGDTALRSLRLMLADYFHYDQKEKKHRVILSICIFVPVIAILIFAKLSASGFNILWRYFSWSNQTIAIFAFAMITVYLIIKEKNYIISLIPGMFYSFVISSYIFNAQIGFNLSINISYILATIFTVLYAVSTVYYGRKLKNKTDTNLAS
- the trxB gene encoding thioredoxin-disulfide reductase → MENVYDLVIIGSGPAGLAAGLYGARAKMKTLILEKDKTGGQIVITHEIANYPGSVPNATGPSLIARMVEQCKEFGAEMLRDNIVDTELDGDIKVLKGQKAEYRAKAVIIGTGATPRKIGCPGEKELTGKGVSYCATCDADFFEDFEVFVVGGGDSALEEAMYLTKFARKVTIVHRRQGFRCAKSVEEKAKANPKIEFLLDTVIEEIKGDGILESVVFKNKVTGETHEYFADEEDGTMGVFVFVGLDAQTDLFKGKVDMDEKGYIITDEDMRTNIPGVFAAGDCRSKTLRQVVTATNDGAIASIVAEKYIDEKFES
- a CDS encoding GrdX family protein, which translates into the protein MIIITNNPKVKEEVQDREVLFKDTTYIGILETSRDLIHEGYELLSHPLYGSVKPNETPYRTIILKQGNRLDVNSLTLIEEAIITASKFQNNKKTPRWTESVQDDFRVIDYDIFYNTIQRMQYE
- a CDS encoding L-aspartate oxidase, which encodes MNLEQDVLIIGSGVSGLYCALNLDKNLNVLVVSKSTIENNNTYLAQGGISTARNIDDIESFVEDTMKAGQYKNKVEAVKVLADESIENVGQIVDYGMPLDKENGEIDYTREGAHSVNRIVHSKDNTGEVVFKTLLKEAKTRENITLIEDAYLLDILKDGNKCVGARIFKSQKEIHIFSKVVVLATGGIGGLFKNSTNQRHLTGDGIAIALRNNIKIENLEYIQIHPTAFYEENSEGRRMLISESLRGEGAKLLNKNKERFVDELLPRDVVSKAIFEQMEKDDLPYVYLDATHLDSEYLINRFSFIYNECLNRGTDITKEYIKVSPAQHYFMGGIHVDLDSKTSMENLYAVGEISCTGVHGANRLASNSLLEGLVFSKRAAKNINSVIGSIEVQFIEVSNIDVDVEKVKEENKILVIKEIERTSEDFGDELFDY
- the yidA gene encoding sugar-phosphatase translates to MYKLIALDIDGTILNTKRKVTPEVFESIQEAKKVGAKVVITTGRPLPGVKGLLNQLNLTDEGDYVICFNGAIIQEVKSEKIIHDVEMTLDDFDFIYNNVCKKYNTKIHINTMTNLITPNETPGKYTLHEAKLNDIEVKYIHKDKIDKSIKICKVMIVDEPERLEEIIKQLPKDLFNRYTIVRSAPFYLEFLGKTTNKGTALQTLCNNLNIPIENSIAVGDEENDQHMIKYAGLGVAMGNARSSIKEIADYVTDTNNENGVAKVINKYILNKAI